From one Lycorma delicatula isolate Av1 chromosome 2, ASM4794821v1, whole genome shotgun sequence genomic stretch:
- the LOC142320262 gene encoding lipid storage droplets surface-binding protein 1-like — MDMPSKSNDTTNTSQLSQVEEEITTQNIPSIRVFSPRYSENVSTAEPNAPADDQQVVRYRFNCVHRVTNLPIVVDIINYANGMYKKIKSCNCITRRIFKQFEKSLTFTVQMVGETCPSIESPLGKLDSALCKGLDLIETYVPAVKLTPNEIYDHSKKFIHDAYHIIVVHTNDCVNDVKQCGTDTVHGVQQIPSCLRDSVSDAVKLITSTDEDQPQEITVEGKNEDEVIKN, encoded by the exons ATGGATATGCCATCTAAATCAAATGATACAACTAATACTTCCCAGCTTAGTCAGGTTGAAGAAGAAATTACTACACAAAATATTCCTAGTATAAGAGTTTTTTCTCCAAGATATTCCGAAAATGTATCTACAGCAGAACCTAATGCTCCTGCTGATGACCAACAGGTTGTAAGATATCGTTTTAATTGTGTTCACAGAGTTACAAATCTACCAATTGTTgtagatattataaattatgcgaatggaatgtataaaaaaattaag tctTGTAACTGTATTACCAGGCgaattttcaaacaatttgaaaaaagtttgacATTTACTGTGCAAATGGTTGGTGAAACTTGTCCATCAATTGAAAGTCCCCTTGGAAAATTAGATTCAGCTCTGTGTAAAGGACTCGACTTGATTGAGACATATGTTCCAGCAGTTAAATTAACACCGAATGAG ATTTATGATCATTCGAAGAAGTTTATACATGATGCATATCATATTATAGTAGTGCATACAAATGATTGTGTCAATGATGTAAAACAATGTGGAACAGATACAGTTCATGGAGTTCAGCAAATTCCTTCATGTTTAAGAGACTCTGTAAGTGATGCAGTTAAACTTATCACATCCACTGATGAAGATCAACCACAGGAAATTACTGTtgaag gaaaaaatgaagatgaagtgattaaaaactaa